From a single Deltaproteobacteria bacterium GWA2_45_12 genomic region:
- a CDS encoding transcriptional regulator, translating to MSFEKIQNNVRKIREDLLISKAELGRKASLSPLTIDRVESGLPCRMDTKRKIILALGLKLTEKNSVFPDN from the coding sequence ATGAGCTTTGAAAAAATACAAAACAATGTGCGCAAAATCCGTGAAGACCTTCTTATCAGTAAAGCGGAACTAGGCCGCAAAGCCAGCCTTTCCCCTTTAACCATTGATCGGGTTGAATCGGGGCTCCCTTGTCGCATGGATACCAAAAGAAAAATCATTCTTGCCTTGGGGCTTAAACTGACAGAAAAAAATTCTGTTTTTCCCGACAATTGA
- a CDS encoding asparaginyl/glutamyl-tRNA amidotransferase subunit C, with translation MITLKEVEKIAHLSKLSLSESEKQKFVVELGNILGFVEKLDQLDLKNVAATSHAVEVTNVFREDKIVNTNVKEKALAMAPEAEGDFFRVPKVL, from the coding sequence ATGATTACCCTTAAAGAAGTCGAAAAAATAGCCCATCTTTCAAAGCTTTCATTATCGGAAAGTGAAAAACAAAAATTTGTTGTCGAGTTGGGGAATATTTTGGGATTTGTTGAAAAATTAGATCAACTCGATCTCAAAAATGTGGCGGCCACTTCCCATGCCGTGGAGGTGACCAATGTTTTTCGTGAGGATAAAATTGTAAATACAAATGTAAAAGAGAAGGCGCTGGCGATGGCCCCTGAAGCCGAGGGAGATTTTTTTAGGGTTCCTAAAGTCTTATGA